A portion of the Salvelinus alpinus chromosome 33, SLU_Salpinus.1, whole genome shotgun sequence genome contains these proteins:
- the LOC139563055 gene encoding GTP-binding protein RAD-like — MTLNKSDKLRNMDKRRGSMPFPMHLQNLHRRSMPVDDREMRKAQTGELSNLMRRMSYTPGDPHRDSCVSDSSDSVISSGSDSEGQVYKVVLLGEQGVGKSSLARIFGGVEDGHDCDETGNTYDRSIEVDEEEASILLYDIWEQDNSQWLKEQCMRIGDAYIIVYSVTDKSSFEKASELRIQLRRARQSENIPIILVGNKSDLVRSREVSVDEGSTCAVVFDCKFIETSANLHHNVRDLFDGIVRQIRLRKDSKEENARRMANWKRRESIGKKAKRFLGRMVARKNKKMAFRQKSKSCHDLSVL, encoded by the exons ATGACTTTGAACAAAAGTGACAAATTGCGGAACATGGACAAAAGAAGAGGGAGCATGCCATTTCCCATGCACCTGCAGAACCTGCACAGAAGAAGCATGCCAGTGGACGACCGCGAGATGCGCAAGGCGCAAACTGGAGAGCTGTCCAACCTCATGCGCCGCATGTCCTACACTCCCGGCGACCCTCACAGAGACAGCTGTGTATCGGACTCGTCCGATTCGGTTATATCCTCCGGCAGCGACTCCGAGGGACAGGTGTACAAGGTGGTTCTCCTCGGCGAGCAGGGTGTCGGCAAGTCTAGCCTGGCACGTATTTTCGGTGGAGTCGAGGATGGTCACGACTGCGacgagacag GAAACACGTATGACAGATCGATTGAGGTGGACGAGGAGGAGGCGTCCATCTTGTTGTACGACATTTGGGAACAG GATAACAGTCAGTGGCTGAAGGAACAGTGCATGAGGATAGGTGACGCCTACATAATCGTCTACTCAGTGACAGACAAGTCCAGCTTTGAGAAGGCGTCAGAGCTACGCATCCAGCTACGCAGAGCTCGCCAGTCTGAGAACATTCCCATCATCCTCGTGGGCAATAAGAGCGACCTGGTGCGGTCCAGAGAAGTCTCTGTGGATG aggGCAGCACCTGCGCTGTGGTGTTTGACTGCAAGTTCATCGAGACCTCAGCCAATCTCCACCACAACGTCAGGGACCTGTTCGATGGCATCGTCCGGCAGATCCGACTGCGCAAAGACAGCAAGGAGGAGAACGCTCGCCGTATGGCCAACTGGAAACGACGCGAGAGCATCGGCAAGAAGGCCAAGCGTTTCCTGGGCCGTATGGTGGCCCGGAAGAACAAGAAGATGGCCTTCAGACAGAAGTCCAAGTCCTGCCATGACCTCTCGGTCCTCTGA